Proteins encoded by one window of Streptococcus sanguinis:
- a CDS encoding acetyl-CoA carboxylase biotin carboxylase subunit → MFRKILIANRGEIAVRIIRAARELGIDTVAVYSTADKEALHTLLADEAVCIGPAKSTDSYLNMNAVLSAAVLTGAEAIHPGFGFLSENSKFATMCEEVGIKFIGPSGAVMDMMGDKINARAQMIKAKVPVIPGSDGEVHTSEEALEVAEKIGYPVMLKASAGGGGKGIRKVEKAEDLVAAFESASSEAKAAFGNGAMYMERVIYPARHIEVQILADQQGHVVHLGERDCSLQRNNQKVLEESPSVAIGKTLRQQIGEAAVRAAQSVGYENAGTIEFLLDEAKGEFYFMEMNTRVQVEHPVTEFVTGVDIVKEQIKIANGQELSFSQDDVEIRGHAIECRINAENPAFNFAPSPGKISNVYLPSGGVGLRVDSAVYPGYTIPPYYDSMIAKIIVHGENRFDALMKMQRALYELEIDGVVTNSGFQLDLISDPNVIAGDYDTAFLMEKFLPAYQEKQ, encoded by the coding sequence ATGTTTCGTAAAATTTTAATTGCTAACCGTGGGGAAATTGCGGTCAGAATTATTCGTGCAGCCCGCGAGTTGGGAATTGATACGGTAGCTGTTTATTCAACAGCTGACAAGGAAGCACTCCATACCTTACTGGCTGATGAGGCTGTCTGTATCGGTCCAGCCAAGTCTACAGATTCTTATCTGAATATGAATGCAGTCCTGTCTGCTGCTGTTCTGACAGGTGCAGAAGCCATTCATCCTGGTTTTGGTTTTTTGAGCGAAAACTCTAAATTTGCGACCATGTGCGAAGAAGTCGGCATTAAGTTTATTGGGCCTTCAGGTGCTGTTATGGACATGATGGGGGACAAGATTAATGCTCGGGCTCAGATGATTAAGGCGAAAGTGCCAGTTATCCCAGGCTCTGATGGAGAAGTTCATACCTCTGAAGAAGCTTTGGAAGTCGCCGAAAAGATTGGTTATCCAGTCATGCTCAAAGCTTCTGCTGGTGGCGGCGGCAAGGGCATTCGTAAGGTTGAAAAGGCTGAGGATTTAGTAGCGGCCTTTGAGTCTGCATCTAGCGAAGCAAAAGCGGCCTTTGGTAATGGTGCCATGTATATGGAACGAGTCATCTATCCAGCGCGCCATATTGAAGTGCAGATTTTGGCAGATCAGCAGGGACATGTGGTCCACTTGGGCGAGCGGGATTGCTCTTTGCAGCGTAATAATCAGAAAGTGCTGGAAGAAAGTCCGTCTGTGGCGATTGGGAAAACCTTGCGTCAGCAGATTGGTGAAGCAGCTGTTCGGGCTGCTCAGTCTGTCGGCTATGAAAATGCTGGAACGATTGAGTTTCTGCTTGATGAAGCCAAGGGCGAATTCTACTTTATGGAGATGAACACTCGGGTGCAAGTCGAGCATCCAGTCACCGAGTTTGTTACCGGTGTGGATATTGTAAAAGAGCAAATCAAGATTGCAAACGGTCAAGAGCTGTCCTTCAGTCAGGATGATGTTGAAATCCGAGGGCATGCAATTGAGTGTCGAATCAATGCTGAAAATCCAGCCTTTAACTTTGCGCCGAGTCCTGGTAAGATTTCAAATGTTTATCTTCCAAGCGGTGGAGTGGGGCTGCGCGTGGATTCAGCCGTCTATCCTGGCTATACCATCCCGCCTTATTACGATAGCATGATTGCGAAGATAATTGTTCATGGGGAAAATCGCTTTGATGCTCTCATGAAGATGCAACGTGCACTCTATGAATTAGAAATTGACGGTGTTGTGACCAATAGCGGCTTCCAATTGGACTTAATCTCAGATCCCAATGTAATTGCTGGTGATTATGATACCGCCTTTCTCATGGAGAAGTTCCTTCCGGCTTATCAAGAGAAACAATAG
- the accD gene encoding acetyl-CoA carboxylase, carboxyltransferase subunit beta, with amino-acid sequence MALFSKKDKYIRINPNRASREKPQAKPEVPDELFSKCPGCKHTIYQKDLGNDSVCPNCGYNFRISAHERLNLTVDENSFEEMFTGIETKDPLNFPNYQEKLALTREKTGLDEAVLTGTASIKGHKTTLGIMDSNFIMASMGTVVGEKITRLFEYATEHKLPVVLFTASGGARMQEGIMSLMQMAKVSAAVQRHSAAGLFYLTVLTDPTTGGVTASFAMEGDIILAETQALVGFAGRRVIESTVREKLPDDFQKAEFLMEHGFVDAIVKRGDMRDTLATLLAFHGGQA; translated from the coding sequence ATGGCTTTGTTTTCAAAGAAGGATAAATATATCCGTATCAATCCTAATCGAGCGAGTCGGGAAAAGCCTCAAGCAAAGCCTGAGGTTCCAGACGAACTCTTTTCGAAATGCCCAGGTTGTAAGCATACCATTTACCAAAAAGATCTTGGAAATGATAGTGTGTGTCCTAACTGTGGCTATAATTTCCGTATTTCTGCTCATGAGCGCTTAAATCTAACTGTGGATGAGAACAGTTTTGAGGAGATGTTCACTGGAATTGAAACCAAGGATCCTCTGAACTTCCCTAACTATCAGGAGAAATTGGCTCTTACCCGAGAGAAGACAGGCTTAGATGAGGCGGTTCTGACTGGAACAGCTAGTATCAAGGGGCATAAAACGACTCTTGGAATCATGGATTCAAACTTTATCATGGCTTCTATGGGGACCGTTGTGGGTGAAAAGATTACCCGTCTCTTTGAGTATGCGACAGAGCATAAATTGCCAGTCGTTCTGTTTACGGCTTCTGGCGGTGCCCGAATGCAAGAGGGCATTATGAGCTTGATGCAGATGGCTAAGGTCTCTGCGGCGGTACAACGTCACTCTGCAGCAGGTCTCTTCTATCTGACCGTCTTGACAGATCCGACAACTGGTGGTGTTACAGCCTCTTTCGCAATGGAAGGTGATATTATTCTGGCTGAAACACAGGCTCTGGTTGGATTTGCTGGGCGTCGAGTTATTGAGTCCACGGTTCGTGAGAAGCTGCCAGATGATTTTCAAAAGGCTGAATTTCTCATGGAGCATGGTTTTGTGGATGCCATCGTCAAGCGTGGTGATATGAGAGATACACTTGCTACCTTATTAGCATTCCATGGAGGTCAAGCATGA
- a CDS encoding acetyl-CoA carboxylase carboxyl transferase subunit alpha → MTKITRIIKEARDQARLTALDFAQGIFENFVELHGDRSFRDDGAVIGGIGTLNGQPVTVVGIQKGRNLQDNLRRNFGQPHPEGYRKALRLMKQAEKFGRPVVTFINTAGAYPGVGAEERGQGEAIARNLMEMSNLKVPIIAIIIGEGGSGGALALAVADKVWMLENSMYAVLSPEGFASILWKDGSRAMEAAELMKITSHELLQMEVVDKVIPERGFNNHELLAAVKEEITTELDSLSQLPLEQLLENRYQRFRKY, encoded by the coding sequence ATGACAAAAATCACTCGGATTATTAAAGAAGCGCGTGATCAGGCTCGTTTGACTGCGCTGGATTTTGCACAAGGAATTTTTGAAAACTTCGTCGAGCTGCATGGAGATCGCTCTTTTCGAGATGACGGTGCAGTGATTGGCGGTATTGGGACGCTAAACGGTCAGCCTGTAACGGTGGTCGGTATTCAAAAAGGCCGCAATTTGCAAGACAATCTGCGCCGTAATTTTGGACAGCCGCATCCAGAAGGCTACCGCAAGGCCCTACGCCTCATGAAGCAGGCGGAAAAATTTGGCCGTCCTGTGGTAACCTTTATCAATACGGCAGGTGCTTATCCTGGTGTCGGTGCTGAGGAGCGTGGGCAAGGGGAAGCTATTGCCCGTAACTTGATGGAAATGAGCAATCTCAAAGTACCGATTATTGCCATCATCATTGGTGAAGGTGGCTCAGGCGGAGCCTTGGCTTTGGCTGTAGCAGATAAGGTCTGGATGCTGGAAAACTCTATGTATGCAGTTCTCAGTCCGGAAGGCTTTGCTTCTATCCTCTGGAAAGACGGCAGTCGCGCTATGGAAGCGGCAGAGCTGATGAAAATTACTTCACATGAGCTCTTGCAGATGGAAGTGGTGGATAAGGTCATTCCTGAAAGAGGCTTTAACAACCATGAATTACTGGCTGCAGTGAAAGAAGAAATCACAACGGAGTTGGATAGTCTGTCTCAGCTGCCCTTGGAACAATTACTGGAAAATCGCTACCAGCGATTCAGGAAATATTAA
- a CDS encoding carboxymuconolactone decarboxylase family protein, producing MSEFTIHTIESAPVEVKEVLETVQKDNGGYIPNLIGLLANAPTALETYRTVGAINRRNSLTPTEREVVQITAAVTNGCAFCVAGHTAFSIKQIQMNDDLLEALRNRTPIDTDPKLDTLAKFTIAVINTKGRVGDEALADFLEAGYTHENALDVVLGVSLATLCNYANNLANTPINPELQPYA from the coding sequence ATGTCAGAATTTACTATCCACACGATTGAGTCCGCACCAGTTGAGGTAAAAGAAGTCCTGGAAACTGTTCAAAAAGATAATGGTGGCTACATTCCCAATCTTATAGGTCTTTTAGCCAATGCGCCAACGGCCTTAGAAACTTATCGGACGGTTGGAGCCATCAACCGTCGTAACAGCCTGACACCGACTGAGCGTGAAGTAGTGCAGATAACGGCTGCAGTTACTAATGGCTGTGCTTTCTGTGTAGCGGGTCATACAGCTTTTTCAATCAAGCAGATTCAAATGAATGATGATCTTTTGGAGGCTCTGCGCAATCGTACTCCGATTGATACAGATCCGAAGTTAGATACACTTGCTAAATTTACCATTGCAGTCATCAATACCAAGGGACGGGTCGGAGATGAAGCTTTGGCAGACTTCCTAGAAGCGGGCTATACGCATGAGAATGCTCTGGATGTAGTTCTGGGTGTCAGCCTTGCGACTCTTTGCAATTATGCCAATAATCTGGCCAACACGCCAATTAATCCGGAATTGCAACCTTATGCTTAG
- a CDS encoding acyl-CoA dehydrogenase family protein, which produces MTFFSEEFINWLDDHADQIDKESCAAGNQLIERIAAEGAFRVGVPEELGGRGGNDTDVIEVLKELAHHSLTASFISWGQRTFIDNILKSPNPYFRDHYLEGLLSGEYAGATALSNAVKFLSDLEELNVSIVEEDGQLYLKGRLPWVTNARADRFLSIFVAGFEDGSRQPLVLAVPSDAENFSRSADLEFVSLQGGNTAALTFNHVPLQEEWILAQDAQAFLAENRPAFLGYQFGLALGLAEKSLEEVEANLSVRSILREEWEEQVAALTEIQEQLYRGLLQPGYFVERPKELFQLRIDIVDVVAQSLLLELQASGGRGYLSNSTSGFIRRWNEGAFLPIVSPSAVQLRHILEVS; this is translated from the coding sequence ATGACATTTTTTTCAGAAGAGTTTATCAACTGGTTGGATGACCATGCTGACCAAATTGACAAAGAATCCTGTGCAGCAGGCAATCAACTGATTGAGCGTATCGCTGCTGAAGGAGCCTTTCGGGTTGGCGTTCCAGAAGAGCTGGGAGGCCGAGGTGGCAATGATACGGATGTGATTGAAGTGCTCAAGGAGCTGGCTCACCATTCTTTGACCGCTTCCTTTATCTCTTGGGGGCAAAGGACCTTTATTGATAACATTTTAAAATCTCCTAATCCCTACTTTAGAGACCACTATTTGGAAGGGCTCTTGTCAGGGGAATATGCAGGTGCGACAGCCCTGTCCAATGCTGTCAAATTTCTGTCGGACTTAGAAGAGTTAAATGTCTCTATTGTGGAGGAAGACGGACAGCTTTATCTCAAGGGACGTCTGCCTTGGGTGACCAATGCTCGCGCGGATCGCTTCCTCAGCATATTTGTTGCTGGTTTCGAAGATGGGAGCCGCCAGCCGCTGGTTCTGGCTGTGCCGTCTGACGCGGAGAATTTCTCCCGTTCAGCGGATCTAGAGTTTGTATCTTTGCAAGGGGGAAATACAGCTGCCCTGACCTTTAATCATGTGCCTTTACAAGAGGAATGGATTCTTGCACAAGATGCCCAGGCCTTTTTGGCAGAAAATCGCCCAGCTTTTCTAGGTTATCAGTTTGGTCTGGCTCTTGGCCTAGCAGAGAAATCGCTGGAGGAGGTCGAAGCTAATCTGTCAGTCCGCTCCATTTTGAGAGAGGAGTGGGAGGAGCAAGTGGCTGCTCTGACTGAAATCCAGGAACAGCTCTATAGAGGTCTTCTCCAGCCTGGCTATTTTGTTGAGCGTCCTAAGGAGCTCTTCCAGCTGCGAATTGATATAGTTGATGTGGTAGCCCAAAGTCTGCTCTTGGAGTTGCAGGCTAGTGGAGGCAGAGGATATTTGAGTAATTCGACTTCTGGCTTTATCCGTCGTTGGAACGAAGGAGCATTTCTTCCCATTGTCTCACCGAGTGCAGTCCAGCTGCGGCATATTTTAGAAGTTTCATAG